The Aequorivita sublithincola DSM 14238 genome window below encodes:
- the rplK gene encoding 50S ribosomal protein L11: MAKEISKVVKLQVRGGAANPSPPVGPALGAAGVNIMEFCKQFNARTQDKQGKVLPVAITVFKDKSFDFVIKTPPAAVQILEAAKVKKGSGEPHAKKVATISWEQVKVIAEDKMPDLNAFTIESAMKMVAGTARSMGVKLKGNAPF; the protein is encoded by the coding sequence ATGGCAAAAGAAATTAGTAAAGTAGTTAAGTTGCAAGTTCGTGGAGGTGCTGCTAACCCATCACCGCCAGTTGGACCTGCTCTTGGTGCTGCCGGTGTAAACATCATGGAGTTCTGTAAGCAGTTTAATGCTAGAACACAGGATAAGCAAGGTAAAGTATTGCCAGTAGCGATCACGGTTTTTAAAGATAAGTCTTTTGACTTTGTTATTAAAACACCACCCGCTGCAGTGCAAATACTAGAAGCTGCTAAGGTAAAAAAAGGCTCCGGTGAACCACACGCAAAAAAAGTAGCCACAATCTCTTGGGAACAAGTAAAAGTAATCGCGGAAGACAAAATGCCGGATCTTAATGCATTTACCATCGAGTCTGCTATGAAAATGGTAGCTGGTACTGCACGTTCTATGGGAGTAAAACTAAAAGGTAACGCACCTTTTTAA
- the rplA gene encoding 50S ribosomal protein L1: MARLTKKQKEAAAKIEPNKAYSVAEASALIKEITSVKFDASVDLAIRLNVDPRKANQMVRGVVTLPHGTGKDVKVLALVTPDKEAEAKEAGADYVGLDEYLDKIKGGWTDVDVIVTMPSVMGKLGPLGRILGPRGLMPNPKTGTVTMDVAKAVSDVKAGKIDFKVDKTGIVHAAIGKASFDAEKIAGNARELLTTLVKLKPQAAKGIYIKSIFMSSTMSPGVQVDTKRFTEQ, translated from the coding sequence ATGGCACGATTAACTAAAAAGCAAAAGGAAGCCGCTGCAAAAATAGAGCCTAATAAGGCCTATTCAGTAGCTGAAGCTTCTGCTTTAATAAAAGAAATCACCAGCGTAAAGTTTGATGCTTCCGTTGACCTTGCAATTCGTCTTAACGTGGATCCACGTAAAGCGAACCAAATGGTTAGAGGCGTTGTTACCCTTCCACACGGAACAGGTAAAGACGTTAAAGTATTGGCATTGGTAACTCCAGATAAGGAAGCCGAAGCTAAAGAAGCAGGAGCAGATTACGTAGGTCTTGATGAGTACCTCGACAAAATTAAAGGAGGATGGACAGATGTTGACGTAATTGTAACTATGCCAAGTGTAATGGGTAAACTAGGTCCCTTAGGACGTATATTAGGGCCACGTGGCCTTATGCCAAACCCAAAGACAGGTACAGTAACAATGGACGTTGCTAAAGCAGTTTCTGATGTGAAAGCTGGTAAAATTGACTTTAAAGTTGACAAAACTGGTATTGTACATGCCGCAATCGGAAAAGCATCTTTTGATGCCGAAAAAATTGCAGGAAACGCAAGAGAATTATTAACAACCCTCGTTAAATTGAAGCCACAGGCAGCAAAAGGTATTTACATAAAAAGTATTTTTATGTCTAGTACTATGAGTCCTGGTGTTCAAGTTGATACAAAAAGGTTTACTGAGCAGTAA
- the rplJ gene encoding 50S ribosomal protein L10, with protein sequence MTREEKSQVIETLTAQLSDNTNIYLADISGLNAGATTNLRRACFKAGIQLAVVKNTLLKKAMESSDKDFGDLTGILKGNTSLMFSETGNAPAKVIKEFRKKSAKPVLKGAYIQESIYVGDDQLDSLVELKSKDELIGEIIGLLQSPAKNVISALKSGGNTIAGLVKTLSEREG encoded by the coding sequence ATGACAAGAGAAGAAAAATCACAAGTAATTGAAACGTTAACTGCACAGTTGTCTGATAATACTAATATTTATTTAGCAGATATTTCAGGCCTTAATGCAGGGGCTACTACTAACCTTCGTCGTGCTTGTTTTAAAGCAGGAATTCAGTTGGCAGTTGTTAAGAACACATTGCTTAAAAAAGCAATGGAGAGTTCAGATAAAGACTTTGGAGATTTAACAGGAATACTTAAAGGAAACACTTCTTTAATGTTCTCTGAAACAGGTAATGCACCTGCTAAAGTAATTAAAGAATTCAGAAAAAAATCCGCTAAGCCTGTTTTAAAAGGAGCCTACATCCAAGAGTCAATTTACGTTGGCGACGATCAATTGGATAGTTTAGTAGAGCTTAAATCTAAAGACGAACTTATTGGAGAAATTATCGGGTTGTTACAATCACCTGCTAAAAACGTTATTTCTGCTCTTAAGAGTGGTGGTAATACAATTGCAGGACTTGTTAAAACCTTATCCGAAAGAGAAGGATAA
- the rplL gene encoding 50S ribosomal protein L7/L12: MADLKDFAEKLVNLTVKEVNELATILKDEYGIEPAAAAVAVAAGGGAGAEDAAEEQSEFTVMLKAAGASKLAVVKLVKELTGAGLKEAKELVDSAPSPIKEGVSKDEAEALKAQLEEAGAEVELK; this comes from the coding sequence ATGGCAGATTTGAAAGATTTCGCAGAAAAATTGGTTAACCTAACAGTAAAAGAAGTTAATGAGTTAGCTACAATATTAAAAGACGAGTATGGTATTGAGCCTGCTGCTGCAGCTGTTGCTGTTGCTGCTGGTGGAGGTGCTGGTGCTGAAGATGCTGCTGAGGAGCAATCAGAATTCACAGTAATGTTGAAAGCTGCTGGTGCATCTAAACTTGCCGTAGTAAAACTAGTTAAAGAATTAACTGGTGCTGGTCTTAAAGAAGCAAAAGAATTGGTTGATAGTGCTCCTTCTCCAATAAAAGAAGGTGTATCTAAAGATGAAGCTGAAGCTTTAAAAGCACAACTAGAAGAAGCTGGAGCAGAGGTTGAGCTTAAGTAA
- the rpoB gene encoding DNA-directed RNA polymerase subunit beta produces the protein MSATQTERLNFSSVKNKPDYPDFLDIQIKSFQDFFQLETKSEERGQEGLYKTFLENFPITDTRNQFVLEFLDYFVDPPRYSIQECIERGLTYSVPLKARLKLYCTDAEHEDFETIVQDVYLGTIPYMTPSGTFCINGAERVVVSQLHRSPGVFFGQSFHANGTKLYSARVIPFKGSWIEFATDINSVMYAYIDRKKKLPVTTLFRAIGFERDKDILEIFDLAEEVKASKTGLKKYIGRKLAARVLKTWHEDFVDEDTGEVVSIERNEIILDRDTVLEKEHIDEILDSGAKTILLHKEDNLLADYAIIHNTLQKDPTNSEKEAVEHIYRQLRNAEPPDEETARGIIHKLFFSDQRYNLGEVGRYRMNKKLGLDIAMDKQVLTKEDIITIVKYLIELINSKAEIDDIDHLSNRRVRTVGEQLSQQFGVGLARMARTIRERMNVRDNEVFTPIDLINAKTLSSVINSFFGTNQLSQFMDQTNPLAEITHKRRLSALGPGGLSRERAGFEVRDVHYTHYGRLCPIETPEGPNIGLISSLAVFAKVNNLGFIETPYRKVTDGKVDFKNEPIYLSAEEEEDMHIAQANIPLTDKGVIDTDKVIARMEGDFPLVDPTVLHYADVAPNQIASISASLIPFLEHDDANRALMGSNMMRQAVPLMISDSPIVGTGLERQVASDSRVLINAEGDGVVEYVDANEITIKYDRTDEQRMVSFDADEKTYQLVKFRKTNQGTSINLKPIVSKGDRVKKGQVLCQGYATEKGELALGRNMKVAFMPWKGYNFEDAIVISERVVREDIFTSIHIDEYSLEVRDTKLGNEELTNDIPNVSEEATKDLDEAGMIRIGAEVKPGDILIGKITPKGESDPTPEEKLLRAIFGDKAGDVKDASLKASPSLHGVVIEKKLFARAVKDKRKRAKDKEDIAELEAKYYAKFDELQDVLVEKLFTIVGGKTAQGINNDLGEIVFPKGKKFTLKMLHAVDDYTHLTGGVWTTDDETNVLVADLMHNYKIKENDLQGNLRREKFTISVGDELPSGILKLAKVYIAKKRKLKVGDKMAGRHGNKGIVARIVREEDMPFLEDGTPVDIVLNPLGVPSRMNIGQIYETVLGWAGQKLGRKYATPIFDGATIDQINELTDEAGIPRFGHTYLFDGGTGKRFDQPATVGIIYMLKLGHMVDDKMHARSIGPYSLITQQPLGGKAQFGGQRFGEMEVWALEAYGASSTLREILTVKSDDVIGRAKTYEAIVKGETMPEPGLPESFNVLMHELKGLGLDIRLEE, from the coding sequence ATGTCAGCAACGCAAACTGAAAGATTGAATTTTTCCTCTGTAAAAAATAAGCCGGACTATCCCGACTTTTTGGACATTCAGATTAAATCCTTTCAGGATTTTTTCCAGTTGGAAACCAAATCAGAAGAAAGAGGCCAAGAAGGTTTATACAAAACCTTTTTGGAAAATTTCCCGATAACCGATACTCGCAACCAATTCGTTTTAGAGTTTTTAGACTATTTCGTAGATCCCCCAAGATATTCCATTCAGGAATGTATTGAACGCGGTCTAACCTATAGCGTACCTCTAAAAGCACGGTTGAAACTGTACTGTACAGACGCAGAACACGAAGATTTTGAAACCATAGTTCAGGATGTTTACTTAGGTACTATTCCATACATGACCCCGAGCGGAACTTTCTGCATCAATGGGGCCGAGCGTGTTGTTGTTTCTCAACTTCACCGTTCGCCAGGTGTATTCTTTGGCCAGTCTTTCCATGCAAATGGAACAAAGCTATATTCTGCCCGTGTAATTCCTTTTAAAGGTTCATGGATTGAATTCGCCACAGATATCAACAGCGTAATGTACGCCTACATTGACCGTAAGAAAAAGTTACCGGTTACCACACTTTTCCGTGCTATCGGTTTCGAAAGAGATAAAGATATTCTTGAAATATTTGACCTTGCGGAAGAAGTGAAAGCTTCAAAAACAGGACTTAAAAAATACATTGGTCGTAAACTTGCCGCTCGTGTGCTAAAAACTTGGCACGAGGATTTCGTAGATGAAGATACAGGCGAGGTTGTTTCCATTGAACGTAATGAGATTATTTTAGACCGTGATACCGTTCTTGAAAAGGAACACATTGATGAAATACTCGATTCTGGAGCTAAAACAATTTTATTGCACAAAGAGGATAACCTTTTGGCAGATTACGCCATTATCCACAATACCTTACAAAAAGATCCTACCAACTCTGAAAAAGAAGCGGTAGAACATATATATAGACAACTTCGTAACGCTGAACCGCCAGATGAGGAAACTGCTCGTGGAATTATCCACAAACTTTTCTTTAGCGACCAAAGATATAATCTTGGGGAAGTAGGGCGTTACAGAATGAACAAAAAACTGGGTCTTGATATCGCTATGGACAAGCAAGTGCTTACCAAAGAAGATATCATTACTATAGTTAAATACTTAATCGAGCTTATCAACTCTAAAGCTGAAATTGATGATATTGACCACTTATCTAACCGTCGTGTACGTACTGTAGGTGAGCAATTATCACAACAATTTGGTGTTGGTCTTGCACGTATGGCGCGTACCATTCGCGAACGTATGAACGTTCGTGACAACGAGGTGTTTACACCTATTGATTTGATTAATGCGAAGACTTTGTCTTCTGTAATTAACTCATTCTTTGGTACTAACCAACTTTCACAATTTATGGATCAAACTAACCCGTTGGCAGAGATTACGCACAAGCGTCGTCTTTCTGCACTAGGGCCAGGAGGTCTATCTCGTGAAAGAGCAGGTTTCGAAGTTCGTGACGTTCATTATACGCACTACGGTCGTCTTTGCCCGATTGAAACTCCTGAAGGGCCAAACATTGGTTTGATTTCTTCTCTTGCAGTTTTTGCGAAGGTGAACAATCTTGGGTTTATTGAAACGCCATATCGAAAAGTGACAGATGGAAAAGTTGACTTCAAAAATGAACCTATCTATCTTTCTGCAGAAGAGGAAGAAGATATGCACATTGCACAAGCTAACATTCCATTGACGGATAAAGGGGTTATAGATACAGATAAGGTTATTGCTCGTATGGAAGGTGACTTCCCACTAGTAGACCCAACTGTTTTGCATTATGCAGATGTTGCGCCAAACCAGATTGCATCAATTTCTGCATCGTTAATTCCTTTCTTGGAACACGATGATGCAAACCGTGCACTGATGGGATCAAACATGATGCGTCAGGCAGTACCGTTAATGATTTCTGATTCTCCAATCGTTGGAACTGGTCTTGAAAGACAAGTTGCTTCAGATTCACGTGTTTTGATAAATGCCGAAGGAGATGGTGTGGTAGAATATGTTGATGCAAACGAAATCACTATTAAATATGACCGTACCGATGAGCAGCGTATGGTTAGTTTTGATGCTGACGAAAAAACATACCAACTTGTAAAATTCAGAAAAACCAACCAAGGTACTTCCATTAACTTGAAGCCTATTGTTAGCAAAGGCGATAGAGTGAAAAAAGGACAAGTACTTTGTCAAGGTTACGCTACTGAAAAAGGAGAACTTGCACTTGGACGAAACATGAAGGTTGCCTTCATGCCTTGGAAAGGTTACAACTTTGAGGATGCAATCGTTATTTCTGAAAGAGTAGTTCGTGAAGATATTTTCACTTCTATACATATTGATGAGTATTCATTGGAAGTTCGAGATACCAAATTGGGTAACGAAGAATTAACAAATGATATTCCAAACGTTTCAGAAGAAGCTACTAAAGATTTAGATGAAGCGGGTATGATTCGTATAGGAGCAGAGGTAAAACCTGGCGATATCCTTATCGGAAAAATTACTCCAAAAGGAGAAAGCGATCCAACACCTGAAGAAAAACTTCTTCGCGCTATTTTTGGAGACAAAGCTGGTGATGTGAAAGATGCTTCCCTTAAAGCTTCACCATCATTACATGGTGTTGTAATTGAGAAAAAGTTGTTTGCTCGCGCCGTAAAAGACAAACGCAAACGTGCTAAAGACAAAGAAGACATCGCAGAACTTGAAGCAAAATACTATGCTAAGTTTGATGAACTTCAAGATGTTTTGGTTGAAAAACTTTTCACAATTGTTGGAGGTAAAACTGCACAAGGAATCAATAATGATCTTGGTGAAATAGTATTTCCAAAAGGTAAAAAGTTCACATTAAAAATGCTTCACGCTGTTGACGATTACACTCACTTAACTGGGGGTGTTTGGACAACGGATGATGAAACCAACGTGTTGGTTGCAGATTTAATGCACAACTATAAAATTAAGGAAAACGACCTTCAAGGTAACTTGCGTCGTGAGAAGTTTACAATCTCTGTTGGAGATGAACTTCCATCCGGAATTTTGAAACTTGCTAAAGTTTACATCGCTAAAAAGCGTAAACTAAAAGTAGGAGACAAGATGGCGGGACGTCACGGAAACAAAGGTATTGTTGCACGTATTGTACGTGAAGAAGATATGCCTTTCCTTGAAGATGGAACTCCTGTAGATATCGTGCTGAACCCACTTGGGGTACCATCGCGTATGAACATTGGGCAAATTTATGAAACCGTTCTTGGATGGGCTGGACAAAAATTAGGTCGCAAATATGCAACCCCAATTTTTGATGGTGCAACGATAGACCAGATAAATGAATTGACTGATGAAGCTGGAATTCCAAGATTTGGACATACCTATCTATTTGACGGTGGAACTGGTAAGCGTTTTGATCAACCTGCAACCGTAGGTATAATCTATATGCTGAAACTAGGCCACATGGTAGATGATAAAATGCACGCACGTTCCATAGGACCTTACTCACTTATTACACAACAGCCTCTTGGTGGTAAAGCACAATTTGGTGGTCAGCGTTTTGGAGAGATGGAAGTTTGGGCCTTGGAAGCTTATGGTGCATCCAGCACGCTTAGAGAAATATTGACTGTTAAATCTGATGATGTTATTGGAAGGGCGAAAACCTACGAAGCAATCGTAAAAGGTGAAACCATGCCAGAACCAGGATTACCAGAATCTTTCAACGTACTTATGCACGAATTGAAAGGATTGGGTCTTGACATTAGATTAGAGGAATAA
- the rpoC gene encoding DNA-directed RNA polymerase subunit beta', translating into MNRNKENTVQKFDKISIGLASPESILAESRGEVLKPETINYRTHKPERDGLFCERIFGPVKDYECACGKYKRIRYKGIVCDRCGVEVTEKKVRRDRVGHINLVVPVAHIWYFRSLPNKIGYLLGLPSKKLDMIIYYERYVVIQPGIAKYEGGEAVKKLDFLTEEEYLAILDTIPQENQYLDDTDPNKFIAKMGAECLIDLLQRIDLDTLSYNLRHKANNETSKQRKTEALKRLQVVEALRDANKNRENKAEWMIMKVVPVIPPELRPLVPLDGGRFATSDLNDLYRRVIIRNNRLKRLMEIKAPEVILRNEKRMLQESVDSLFDNTRKSSAVKTDSNRPLKSLSDSLKGKQGRFRQNLLGKRVDYSARSVIVVGPELKLFECGIPKDMAAELYKPFVIRKLIERGIVKTVKSAKKIIDKKEPVVWDILENVLKGHPVMLNRAPTLHRLGIQAFQPKLIEGKAIQLHPLVCTAFNADFDGDQMAVHLPLGPEAILECQLLMLASHNILNPANGQPVAVPSQDMVLGLYYMTKLRKTMGDVVVKGEGLTFYSAEEAIIAYNEGMVDLNAEIRIRTQDFNEEGKLTMQIITTTLGRVIFNEKVPVEAGFINEVLTKKSLRDIIGKILKVTSVPVTSAFLDEIKTLGYKFAFEGGLSFSLGDIIIPAEKQGMIDSANEQVDGIINSYNMGLITNNERYNQVIDIWTATNAELTELSMKRIREDQQGFNSVYMMLDSGARGSKEQIRQLTGMRGLMAKPKKSNSGGGEIIENPILSNFKEGLSILEYFISTHGARKGLADTALKTADAGYLTRRLVDVSQDVIINIEDCGTLRGIEVSALKKNEEVVETLGARIVGRIALNDVVNPLTKELLVASGDHIDEDIADAIQKSPLDSVEVRSALTCEAKKGICSQCYGRNLANNKMVQRGEAVGVVAAQSIGEPGTQLTLRTFHVGGIAGNISEENKLVVRFDGKAEIEDLKIVKGEDNQGKAVDIVISRTSELKLVDKKTGITLSTNNIPYGSTLYVKDGDSLTAGDVVCSWDPYNGVIISEFAGKIKYENIVQGLTYQVEIDEQTGFQEKVISESRDKKRIPTLQILGKKDEVIRSYNLPVGAHIMVDDGDKIKIGKVLVKIPRKSAKAGDITGGLPRVTELFEARNPSNPAVVSEIDGVVSFGKIKRGNREIIVESKLGELKKYLVKLSNQILVQENDYVRAGMPLSDGSITPEDILRIKGPSAVQQYLVNEVQEVYRLQGVKINDKHFEVVVRQMMRKVRIQDPGDTTFLEDQLAHKDDFIEENDKIFGMKVVTNAGESENLKEGQILSPRTLRDENSLLRRNDKELAEARDVVTATATPVLQGITRASLQTKSFISAASFQETTKVLNEAAVAGKVDTLEGLKENVIVGHKIPAGTGMRRYDTIIVGSKQELEEMNRAKQEVNYN; encoded by the coding sequence ATGAACAGAAATAAAGAAAACACAGTACAGAAATTCGACAAGATTTCTATTGGTTTGGCTTCCCCTGAATCCATTTTGGCGGAATCACGTGGTGAAGTTCTAAAACCCGAAACAATAAACTACCGTACGCACAAACCAGAGCGTGACGGACTTTTCTGTGAGCGCATTTTCGGTCCTGTAAAGGATTACGAATGTGCCTGTGGTAAATATAAAAGAATCCGCTACAAAGGTATTGTTTGTGACCGTTGTGGTGTGGAAGTGACTGAAAAGAAAGTACGTCGTGACCGTGTGGGACATATCAACTTGGTAGTTCCTGTGGCGCACATTTGGTACTTCCGTAGCCTTCCAAACAAAATTGGTTACCTTCTTGGTTTACCTTCCAAGAAATTGGATATGATTATTTACTACGAACGTTATGTAGTAATTCAGCCAGGTATTGCAAAATACGAAGGTGGAGAAGCTGTTAAGAAATTAGACTTCCTTACCGAAGAAGAATATCTTGCAATTCTAGATACAATTCCACAGGAAAACCAGTATTTGGATGATACAGATCCAAATAAATTTATCGCGAAAATGGGCGCAGAGTGCTTGATCGATCTTTTACAAAGAATCGACTTGGACACTTTGTCTTACAACCTTCGTCATAAAGCAAACAACGAAACTTCAAAACAACGTAAAACTGAGGCGTTAAAGCGTCTTCAAGTTGTGGAAGCACTTCGTGATGCAAACAAAAACCGCGAGAACAAAGCTGAGTGGATGATTATGAAAGTAGTTCCGGTAATTCCACCAGAACTTCGTCCATTGGTGCCGCTTGATGGTGGTCGTTTCGCAACTTCAGATTTAAATGATCTTTACCGTCGTGTAATTATACGTAACAACCGTTTGAAGCGATTGATGGAGATTAAAGCTCCAGAAGTTATTCTTCGTAACGAGAAACGTATGCTTCAGGAATCGGTAGATTCATTATTTGACAATACACGTAAATCTTCAGCAGTAAAAACTGATAGCAACCGTCCGTTGAAATCTCTTTCAGATTCATTGAAAGGAAAACAAGGTCGTTTCCGTCAAAACTTACTTGGTAAGCGTGTGGATTATTCTGCTCGTTCGGTAATTGTTGTTGGACCAGAATTAAAATTGTTTGAATGTGGTATCCCAAAAGATATGGCTGCCGAACTTTACAAACCTTTCGTAATCCGTAAATTGATTGAAAGAGGAATTGTAAAAACCGTAAAATCTGCAAAGAAAATTATAGATAAAAAAGAGCCTGTAGTTTGGGATATCTTGGAAAACGTTCTTAAAGGACACCCAGTTATGCTAAACCGTGCGCCTACACTTCACCGTTTAGGTATTCAAGCTTTTCAACCAAAATTAATTGAAGGTAAAGCAATCCAGCTTCACCCATTGGTATGTACCGCATTCAACGCGGATTTCGATGGTGACCAGATGGCGGTTCACCTTCCATTAGGGCCAGAGGCTATTTTGGAATGTCAGCTTTTGATGCTTGCATCACACAACATTTTGAACCCAGCAAACGGTCAGCCGGTTGCGGTTCCTTCTCAGGATATGGTTTTGGGTCTGTATTATATGACCAAACTTAGAAAAACTATGGGAGATGTTGTGGTGAAAGGAGAAGGTCTTACTTTTTATTCAGCTGAAGAAGCTATCATCGCCTACAATGAAGGTATGGTGGATCTTAACGCCGAAATAAGAATTAGAACTCAAGATTTTAACGAGGAAGGTAAGTTGACAATGCAAATTATCACTACCACACTTGGAAGAGTAATCTTTAACGAAAAAGTTCCTGTAGAAGCAGGATTTATAAACGAAGTATTGACTAAAAAGTCGCTTCGTGATATTATCGGGAAAATTTTGAAAGTAACTTCAGTTCCTGTTACTTCAGCTTTTCTTGATGAAATTAAAACTTTAGGGTATAAGTTCGCATTTGAAGGCGGATTGTCTTTCAGCTTAGGTGATATTATTATCCCAGCAGAAAAACAAGGAATGATTGATAGTGCCAACGAACAAGTTGATGGTATTATCAACAGCTATAACATGGGACTTATTACCAACAACGAACGTTACAACCAAGTTATTGATATTTGGACTGCAACCAACGCAGAACTTACTGAGCTTTCTATGAAGCGTATTCGTGAAGATCAGCAAGGTTTCAACTCTGTGTATATGATGCTTGATTCTGGTGCGAGGGGTTCTAAGGAACAAATCCGTCAGCTTACTGGTATGCGTGGTTTGATGGCTAAACCTAAAAAATCAAACTCTGGTGGAGGTGAGATTATTGAAAACCCAATTCTTTCTAACTTTAAGGAAGGTCTTTCAATTCTTGAATACTTTATTTCTACGCACGGTGCGCGTAAAGGTCTTGCAGATACCGCTCTTAAAACGGCAGATGCTGGTTACCTAACACGTCGTTTGGTAGATGTTTCACAAGACGTTATTATCAACATTGAAGACTGTGGTACCCTTCGTGGTATTGAGGTTTCAGCTTTGAAAAAGAACGAGGAAGTTGTAGAAACTTTGGGCGCAAGAATTGTTGGGCGTATTGCGCTTAACGATGTTGTTAACCCACTAACCAAAGAACTTTTAGTAGCTTCTGGTGATCATATTGATGAAGACATTGCAGATGCAATTCAAAAATCACCGTTGGATAGTGTTGAAGTTCGTTCCGCACTTACTTGCGAAGCGAAAAAAGGAATTTGTTCACAATGCTACGGTCGTAACCTTGCCAACAATAAAATGGTTCAAAGAGGTGAAGCCGTTGGGGTAGTGGCAGCACAATCTATTGGTGAGCCAGGAACCCAGCTTACACTTCGTACGTTCCACGTGGGAGGTATTGCAGGTAACATTTCAGAAGAAAACAAATTGGTTGTTCGTTTTGACGGAAAAGCTGAAATTGAAGATCTTAAAATCGTTAAAGGTGAAGACAATCAAGGAAAAGCGGTAGACATCGTTATTTCTCGTACTTCGGAATTGAAATTAGTTGACAAGAAAACAGGAATCACACTTAGTACCAACAACATTCCTTACGGTTCTACACTGTATGTGAAAGATGGCGATAGCCTAACTGCTGGTGATGTAGTTTGTTCTTGGGATCCATATAACGGTGTGATTATTTCAGAATTTGCTGGAAAGATTAAATACGAAAACATCGTTCAAGGTTTAACCTATCAAGTTGAAATTGATGAGCAAACTGGTTTCCAAGAAAAAGTAATTTCTGAATCTAGAGATAAAAAACGTATTCCAACCCTTCAAATTTTAGGGAAGAAAGACGAAGTTATCCGTAGCTATAACCTACCGGTTGGAGCACACATAATGGTGGACGATGGCGACAAAATAAAGATTGGTAAAGTACTTGTTAAGATTCCACGTAAATCTGCGAAAGCGGGTGATATTACAGGAGGTCTTCCTCGTGTTACCGAACTTTTTGAAGCGCGTAACCCTTCAAACCCTGCTGTAGTTAGCGAGATTGATGGTGTTGTTTCCTTCGGAAAAATAAAACGTGGTAACCGCGAAATTATCGTAGAGTCTAAATTAGGCGAATTGAAAAAGTATTTGGTGAAATTGAGTAACCAAATTCTAGTTCAAGAAAACGATTATGTTCGTGCAGGTATGCCACTTTCTGATGGTTCTATTACGCCAGAAGACATCCTTCGTATTAAAGGCCCTTCAGCAGTACAACAATATTTGGTGAACGAAGTTCAAGAGGTATACCGTCTGCAAGGGGTGAAGATTAACGACAAGCATTTTGAAGTTGTTGTTCGTCAAATGATGCGTAAGGTTAGAATTCAAGATCCGGGAGATACTACTTTCCTTGAAGATCAACTAGCTCATAAAGACGATTTTATTGAAGAAAACGATAAAATCTTCGGAATGAAGGTTGTTACCAACGCTGGTGAATCTGAAAACTTGAAAGAAGGTCAGATACTTTCGCCAAGGACCCTTCGTGATGAAAACTCTTTATTGAGAAGAAATGACAAAGAACTTGCAGAAGCACGTGATGTGGTTACAGCAACGGCAACTCCAGTACTTCAGGGTATTACAAGAGCTTCGCTTCAAACTAAATCATTCATCTCTGCGGCTTCCTTCCAGGAAACTACTAAAGTATTGAACGAAGCAGCAGTAGCTGGAAAAGTTGATACCTTAGAAGGCTTGAAAGAAAACGTAATTGTAGGACATAAAATACCAGCCGGAACCGGTATGCGTAGATATGATACTATAATTGTGGGATCAAAACAAGAATTGGAAGAAATGAACCGCGCAAAGCAAGAAGTGAATTATAATTAA
- a CDS encoding DUF3467 domain-containing protein has protein sequence MADQKNQPPKQSQINIELDEAVAQGIYSNLAIINHSVSEFVIDFVTIMPGIPKSKVKSRIILTPQHAKRFLKALNDNVKRFENAHGEIKDYEQPPIPLNFGPTGEA, from the coding sequence ATGGCAGATCAAAAAAATCAACCACCAAAACAAAGCCAGATAAACATTGAACTGGACGAAGCCGTAGCCCAAGGAATCTACAGCAACTTGGCCATCATCAACCATTCTGTTTCAGAATTTGTGATAGATTTTGTGACCATAATGCCAGGAATTCCAAAGAGCAAAGTGAAGTCGAGAATTATCTTAACGCCACAACACGCAAAAAGATTCCTAAAAGCCTTGAATGACAATGTTAAAAGATTTGAAAATGCCCACGGCGAAATAAAGGATTATGAGCAGCCGCCCATTCCCTTAAACTTTGGCCCAACGGGCGAAGCATAA